From the genome of Candidatus Buchananbacteria bacterium, one region includes:
- the pilM gene encoding pilus assembly protein PilM — translation MGLFSSSQSYLGVDVDTNSIKIVELKNEGGRPRLVTYGFIDREIDKSENKEGGDSKNETSKLIKQVYSQAQVTTTKAVTSLPAYSVFSSILNLPGMAKKDLATAVKWEAKKVIPLPIEEMILDWKILEDFDGDQVTDAKNQNGNGSDNLDSVGELRTKGFLKIKSTTPKKYTKILLTAAPKDLVKRYIDIFKGSGLNLLSLDTESFALIRSLVGNDKSALMVVDIGSVVTNISVVVNSIPILNRSIDVGGLTITKAIANSLNVSLSRAEQFKYDIGMSPDRKGQGSVPKTIEQTLTPIIDELRYSLNLYKNQGQKNIEKIVLTGGSSLLLNLPEYLSSSLGLRVFLGDPWARVIYPEELKPVLDEIGPRFSVAIGLAMRDIE, via the coding sequence ATGGGATTATTTTCTTCTTCACAAAGTTATTTAGGTGTTGATGTAGATACGAACAGCATCAAAATAGTAGAACTAAAAAATGAAGGTGGCCGTCCACGCCTGGTTACCTATGGGTTTATTGATCGGGAAATTGACAAGTCCGAGAACAAGGAAGGCGGCGATTCGAAGAATGAAACTTCAAAACTGATTAAACAGGTGTATTCTCAGGCTCAGGTGACGACAACAAAAGCGGTGACTTCGTTGCCGGCCTATTCGGTTTTTTCTTCAATTTTGAATCTGCCAGGGATGGCAAAAAAAGATTTGGCTACGGCGGTTAAGTGGGAGGCAAAAAAGGTCATTCCGTTACCAATCGAGGAAATGATTTTAGACTGGAAAATTTTGGAAGATTTCGACGGTGATCAGGTCACTGACGCTAAAAATCAAAACGGTAATGGTTCTGATAATCTCGATTCTGTTGGTGAATTGCGAACTAAGGGTTTTTTGAAAATTAAAAGCACGACCCCGAAAAAATACACTAAAATACTTTTGACAGCGGCGCCTAAAGATTTGGTGAAGCGCTACATTGATATTTTTAAGGGCAGTGGTTTGAATTTATTAAGCCTTGATACGGAATCATTTGCTTTAATCAGGTCGTTGGTTGGAAACGATAAATCGGCCCTGATGGTGGTTGACATTGGTTCGGTGGTAACTAACATTTCAGTTGTGGTTAATAGTATTCCAATTTTGAATCGCAGTATTGATGTTGGCGGTTTGACGATTACCAAAGCGATTGCAAACAGTTTAAATGTCAGCTTGAGCCGGGCGGAACAGTTTAAATATGATATTGGCATGAGTCCGGATCGTAAGGGACAGGGAAGCGTTCCTAAAACGATTGAACAAACCTTAACGCCGATTATTGATGAGCTCAGGTATAGTTTGAATCTGTATAAAAACCAAGGACAAAAAAATATTGAAAAAATAGTTTTGACCGGCGGGTCGTCATTGTTGCTTAATTTGCCCGAATACCTGTCCAGCTCCTTGGGCCTGAGAGTGTTTTTGGGTGATCCGTGGGCACGGGTAATTTATCCGGAAGAATTAAAGCCGGTGCTTGATGAAATTGGCCCACGATTTTCAGTTGCCATTGGTTTAGCAATGCGCGATATTGAATAA
- a CDS encoding tail fiber domain-containing protein — MKNQVKLTTKFSSVVVMVTVFAVTFFVTSAVVLAQYQGPPGNPPEGNPPGFIFNSSSQRQNAQINITGPAKVESQVIVAEGTSNEVIIGQGAIKTPQVCLPPYDAASCVSSWDGVTGGGSFWSQDSRGWIYNDGGDDPNDLGLRVYNSGKTQFHFLNDWFEVYPSFAEGTVAQGGTGSGDGDQLIVKWGDDTNDQLVFVNNLNYLSSGNDQAVLTLKRDQIVANQPLSVTGNITASGTICDGTGNCIGEGGVFVPGTGAGSATYLGRMNVTGADSIGIKLSQDKALTTLSDSNTFAITNGEIALNRLSARGTIDAHTDLCLTSAGITQCGLTVAQLQSAGLPAAMSATRPFRSSGVPQILIDEGPDKISRIELLGQNASGIVGNVGPNSRFSDINEKFALVVANPTYPGGQGIWINTADNNKFGFVGIGVTNPQARLDVAGTTFFRSNPTTGGGQAEIEAYYNESLAFPSTVAELNNSNRSSYGAIFGGGFRVNEYYDAATDTMKKTRRGPSGTIEMKEWGDWMFSVVPDAAAGANANTGRKTPLVIKNDGRIGINTSGGNWNDGTVMDSGNNGLTINAVNGNALDTYSGTTYANRPPYAYSGIRLWDNGIGWGTGNQYWGIWHRSGKDDAGVTLDNAFRINYYTGAANGSHVEAFNINPNGNTGIGVTNPVSDLHVDGQILASGLDGARMTLGNGPSNPLTSDVWVMDNYYYPSSSNYNKLFRIYRQDNLTTAQAGWQNFFLISTNGNVGLGIVPTNTSGNKLHVAGNIKANGTICDGSGNCIGAAGGSSTPGGLGYDVNADGKVDEADQTIVVNCTLGVASCTTIYRSRSDLNRDGSVNAVDVQMIINAILFNKPTWVTSGNNIYNANVGNVGIHTATPNAELHIYSGANAGEKTYPNSGEYDGLLVNTYWNTSDANYGVVDFVSGRYTNSSSGGSKIRFFTQPRTGATGAVPPQVRMEIDKDGSVGIGTATHAAVRLRTAISGQSTEAVVGTNNTQDSVAGVGDSVWGSLAQNVGGTGGYGVGVFGFSATPNGIGVQGSVTNSTGYSGYFTGGRGVYVDKLCFANGECKTSWSGGIVSACTPNCSGKECGDNGCGGTCGTCATDETCNISGICEGTDPKSDARLKNIAGRYQYGLDEVLALNPVVFSFKAGNPYNLSTKQQVGLIAQDVEPIIPEAVSYDDKGYLGLNQNSIIYAMLNAIKEQQEQIVKLQVQLDELKGTK; from the coding sequence ATGAAAAACCAAGTTAAACTAACAACAAAGTTTAGTTCAGTGGTCGTAATGGTGACGGTGTTTGCTGTCACTTTTTTTGTTACCAGTGCGGTGGTTTTGGCTCAATACCAAGGGCCTCCGGGTAACCCACCGGAAGGTAACCCTCCCGGGTTTATTTTTAACAGCTCCAGCCAGCGGCAAAATGCCCAAATTAATATTACCGGTCCGGCTAAGGTTGAAAGCCAGGTCATTGTCGCGGAAGGCACTTCTAATGAAGTAATTATCGGTCAGGGTGCGATCAAAACTCCCCAGGTATGTTTACCGCCTTATGATGCGGCAAGCTGTGTTAGCTCTTGGGATGGTGTTACTGGTGGTGGCAGTTTTTGGAGCCAGGACAGCCGCGGTTGGATTTATAACGACGGTGGTGACGATCCTAACGATCTTGGTTTGCGCGTTTATAACAGCGGCAAAACGCAGTTTCATTTTTTGAATGACTGGTTTGAAGTATATCCGTCTTTTGCTGAAGGCACGGTGGCTCAGGGCGGTACTGGAAGCGGCGATGGTGATCAATTGATTGTTAAGTGGGGTGATGATACCAACGACCAGTTGGTGTTTGTAAATAACTTGAATTATTTGTCGAGCGGTAATGACCAGGCGGTATTGACCTTAAAGCGAGATCAAATTGTTGCCAATCAGCCATTGAGCGTTACGGGCAATATTACAGCTTCGGGAACAATTTGTGACGGCACTGGCAATTGTATTGGTGAGGGTGGAGTGTTTGTTCCCGGTACCGGTGCTGGTTCAGCGACATATTTAGGACGAATGAATGTAACAGGAGCTGATTCAATTGGTATTAAACTCTCTCAAGACAAGGCATTAACGACCCTGTCTGACAGTAATACGTTTGCTATTACCAACGGTGAAATTGCTTTAAACAGGCTAAGCGCCCGCGGTACGATTGACGCTCACACCGACCTTTGTCTAACTTCCGCCGGGATTACCCAGTGCGGCCTGACTGTTGCCCAGCTGCAAAGCGCAGGGCTACCGGCAGCAATGTCGGCTACCAGGCCATTTAGAAGTTCGGGCGTGCCGCAGATATTAATTGACGAAGGTCCGGATAAAATTTCTCGTATTGAGTTATTGGGACAAAATGCTTCGGGTATTGTCGGTAATGTTGGTCCGAACAGCCGTTTTTCAGATATCAATGAGAAATTTGCTTTAGTTGTCGCCAACCCAACCTATCCGGGCGGGCAGGGTATTTGGATTAACACCGCTGACAACAATAAGTTTGGTTTTGTGGGTATCGGTGTAACCAACCCTCAAGCGCGACTTGATGTGGCCGGCACTACTTTCTTTAGATCAAACCCGACAACGGGTGGCGGCCAGGCGGAAATTGAAGCCTATTATAACGAAAGCCTTGCGTTTCCATCAACCGTGGCAGAACTTAACAATTCCAATCGTTCTAGTTATGGTGCTATTTTTGGTGGCGGTTTTCGGGTGAATGAATATTATGACGCGGCAACTGATACGATGAAAAAAACCAGACGCGGCCCTTCGGGAACAATTGAAATGAAAGAATGGGGAGACTGGATGTTTAGCGTGGTACCTGACGCGGCAGCTGGGGCTAATGCGAATACCGGCAGAAAAACTCCACTTGTTATTAAAAATGACGGTCGAATCGGAATTAACACTTCCGGCGGAAACTGGAATGACGGTACGGTCATGGATAGCGGTAATAACGGATTAACTATTAATGCGGTGAACGGCAATGCGCTTGACACCTATAGCGGCACTACCTATGCCAATCGTCCGCCATACGCTTATTCCGGTATTCGTTTGTGGGATAACGGTATCGGTTGGGGTACTGGTAATCAATATTGGGGCATTTGGCACCGAAGTGGTAAGGATGATGCTGGTGTCACGCTTGATAATGCGTTTCGGATTAACTATTACACCGGGGCGGCAAATGGTTCTCATGTTGAGGCCTTTAATATCAATCCTAATGGCAATACCGGTATTGGCGTAACTAACCCGGTGTCTGATCTTCATGTTGATGGGCAGATATTAGCCAGTGGTCTTGATGGAGCTCGCATGACTTTAGGTAATGGTCCAAGTAATCCGCTGACTTCAGACGTTTGGGTGATGGATAACTATTATTACCCAAGTAGCTCAAATTACAATAAGTTGTTTAGAATTTATCGCCAAGATAACTTGACTACGGCCCAAGCTGGTTGGCAGAATTTCTTCTTAATATCAACGAACGGCAATGTTGGTCTTGGTATAGTGCCAACTAATACCTCAGGGAACAAATTACACGTAGCCGGCAACATTAAAGCAAACGGAACAATCTGTGACGGCAGTGGCAATTGTATTGGTGCTGCCGGTGGCAGTTCAACTCCGGGCGGTTTAGGTTATGATGTTAATGCTGACGGTAAGGTAGATGAGGCAGATCAAACAATCGTGGTTAATTGTACGCTTGGTGTTGCCAGCTGTACCACAATTTACCGTTCAAGGTCTGATCTTAATCGTGACGGCAGTGTTAATGCGGTAGATGTTCAGATGATCATTAACGCCATTTTGTTCAATAAGCCTACCTGGGTAACTTCGGGTAACAATATCTATAATGCGAACGTTGGCAATGTCGGTATCCATACCGCTACCCCTAACGCCGAACTTCATATTTACAGCGGTGCTAATGCTGGTGAAAAGACTTATCCTAATTCTGGTGAATATGACGGTTTATTGGTTAACACTTATTGGAATACTAGTGATGCCAATTATGGCGTGGTTGATTTTGTGTCTGGGCGCTATACTAATTCTTCTAGCGGCGGCAGTAAAATTAGATTCTTTACTCAACCGCGAACCGGCGCGACTGGCGCGGTGCCGCCACAGGTTAGAATGGAAATTGATAAAGATGGTAGTGTTGGTATTGGCACTGCTACTCATGCAGCTGTTCGATTACGTACAGCGATTTCTGGGCAGAGCACTGAAGCGGTGGTCGGTACTAATAATACTCAAGATAGCGTAGCTGGCGTGGGAGACTCAGTCTGGGGCTCCTTGGCTCAAAACGTCGGTGGTACCGGCGGTTATGGTGTTGGTGTCTTTGGTTTTTCGGCTACGCCTAACGGTATTGGTGTCCAGGGATCAGTTACCAATTCCACGGGATACTCAGGGTACTTTACGGGCGGTCGTGGTGTGTACGTTGATAAACTTTGTTTTGCTAACGGCGAATGTAAAACCAGCTGGTCTGGCGGTATTGTTTCAGCCTGTACACCAAATTGTTCCGGCAAAGAATGTGGTGATAATGGTTGTGGTGGTACTTGCGGTACTTGTGCCACTGACGAAACCTGTAATATTTCGGGTATCTGCGAAGGTACTGATCCGAAATCAGACGCTCGGTTGAAAAATATTGCCGGCCGATACCAGTATGGTCTTGATGAAGTGTTAGCTTTAAATCCGGTGGTCTTTAGTTTCAAGGCTGGTAACCCGTATAACCTTTCAACTAAACAGCAGGTTGGTTTGATTGCTCAGGACGTTGAGCCAATAATTCCCGAAGCGGTTTCGTACGACGACAAGGGGTATCTCGGGCTAAATCAGAATTCAATTATTTACGCTATGTTAAATGCTATCAAAGAACAGCAAGAACAGATTGTGAAACTGCAAGTCCAGCTAGATGAGTTAAAGGGCACTAAATAA
- a CDS encoding LemA family protein, whose amino-acid sequence MNNTLWIILGVVAVIAVWLIGVFNSLIRLKIRTQEAFSDIDVQLKRRHDLIPNLIETVKGYAQHEKGLFEKVTQARAAAINAKGAAEKGQAENMLTDALKSVFAVAENYPDLKASQNFLQLQDELSDTENKIQAARRFYNGNARDFNIKIEVFPNNLVAGMLGFTKFEFFQADETERKNVEVKF is encoded by the coding sequence ATGAACAATACATTATGGATAATTTTGGGGGTCGTAGCCGTTATTGCGGTGTGGCTTATTGGGGTTTTTAATAGCTTAATTAGGCTAAAAATTAGAACCCAGGAAGCTTTTTCAGACATTGACGTCCAATTAAAACGTCGGCACGACTTAATCCCAAATTTAATTGAAACAGTAAAGGGATATGCACAACATGAGAAAGGTTTATTTGAAAAAGTGACTCAGGCTCGGGCTGCCGCTATCAACGCCAAGGGTGCTGCCGAAAAAGGCCAGGCGGAAAACATGCTAACCGACGCACTGAAGTCCGTTTTCGCTGTTGCCGAGAATTATCCAGACCTCAAAGCTTCACAAAACTTTTTACAGCTTCAAGATGAGCTATCTGATACTGAAAACAAAATTCAAGCCGCCAGACGATTCTACAACGGCAACGCCCGAGACTTTAACATTAAGATTGAAGTATTTCCTAATAATCTCGTAGCCGGCATGTTAGGCTTCACTAAATTTGAATTCTTCCAAGCAGACGAAACTGAACGAAAAAACGTCGAAGTTAAATTCTAA
- a CDS encoding M48 family metalloprotease, which produces MYQQIDSNKKKTFLLMAIFFAVVLLAGFAFGEYSGSSFIGVGVAAIISLVMAGTSYYHGDQIALATAGAKGPINKTDNPYLYRIVENLAIASGLPMPKVYIIPDQAINAFATGRNPQHASVAVTTGAIEKLENEELEGVMAHELSHIKNYDILLMTVVIVLVGLLALLSDWFLRIQLFGSRRDSDNNHNGQLQIILIVIGVVLLIISPILAKIIQLAISRKREFLADASGALITRYPEGLAKALEKIDGESMSIRRANNATAHLYIASPFGRTKHMMSKLFATHPPIEERVTALRKMI; this is translated from the coding sequence ATGTACCAACAAATTGATAGCAATAAGAAAAAAACCTTTTTATTAATGGCGATTTTTTTCGCTGTGGTGCTTTTAGCCGGATTTGCCTTTGGTGAGTATTCCGGTAGCAGCTTTATTGGTGTTGGTGTGGCGGCCATTATTTCTTTAGTAATGGCCGGTACTAGCTACTACCACGGTGACCAAATTGCGCTGGCGACTGCTGGTGCCAAAGGACCAATTAATAAAACTGACAACCCGTACCTTTACCGGATTGTTGAAAATTTAGCCATTGCTTCGGGTTTACCCATGCCAAAAGTCTACATCATTCCCGATCAGGCGATTAATGCTTTTGCCACTGGCCGAAACCCGCAGCACGCTTCCGTCGCCGTCACCACCGGCGCCATTGAAAAACTGGAAAACGAGGAGCTTGAAGGTGTTATGGCTCATGAACTGTCCCACATCAAAAATTATGACATTCTATTGATGACGGTAGTAATTGTCTTAGTCGGGCTGCTTGCGCTCTTGTCTGACTGGTTTTTACGGATCCAACTGTTTGGATCGCGACGCGATTCAGACAACAACCATAACGGGCAACTTCAAATTATCCTAATAGTAATTGGCGTGGTACTACTAATAATTTCTCCGATTCTGGCAAAAATTATCCAGTTAGCAATTTCTCGCAAGCGTGAATTCTTAGCTGACGCTTCTGGTGCGTTAATAACCCGCTATCCGGAAGGGCTCGCTAAAGCGCTGGAAAAAATTGACGGCGAGAGCATGTCGATCAGACGGGCTAATAATGCCACCGCTCACCTATATATTGCCAGCCCCTTTGGCCGGACCAAACACATGATGTCAAAATTATTTGCCACTCATCCACCAATTGAAGAGCGCGTTACGGCATTGCGTAAAATGATTTAA
- a CDS encoding ATP-dependent Clp protease ATP-binding subunit, with protein sequence MSSIFEKFSTHSKNAIKQAFSFALAAGHKEITPQHLLYGLSLQKGSIASQILTKSKLDKTYIKEQLTTLNQANKTITNIDLAPTTKRILEKSFLLASLNRHKYIGTEHLLASLLDTNDPTITDFFKQQRINSDDIKQQIRVIFNSTSKFPDLGDAINYFRDESKPENYFQPPTQVATPSLTLEVFATNLTDPKIQKNIDPVIGRQEEISRVIQILSRRNKNNPLLLGDPGVGKTAIVEGLAKKILDNDVPEVLIGKKIYALDLSLVVAGTSFRGEFENRLKQIIGEVKANPDIILFIDEIHNIIGVGSATGSMDAANILKPALARGEIKCIGATTLDDYKKQLETDPALERRFQPVTVNQPDVEKTIEILKGVKINYEIFHQVAISNEAIIAAATLSDRYINDRFLPDKAIDLIDEAASETKIKTVANPLTKKIWEIERNLRQTAEKKQQAVKEEKFNLALKFRDQEQELITELKTLREKQLHSKRKLPEIGPENIARIVSKITGIPLSDLVVKEKANLLKIEKSLSKKIVDQDEAVSAIAQFIRRSRTGIANANRPIGSFIFLGPSGVGKTELAKSLAQVVFGSAQSLIKIDMSEFAESFNISKLIGAPAGYVGYKETTKLTDAVRRRPYSVVLFDEIEKAHPQVFNLMLQILEDGYLTDGAGKKINFRNTIIIMTSNLGSDEFNRQGALGFQETTPAAKQQIEKNFSEIQQGVFKKLKNKFPPEFLSRIDKTIVFQPLSEKAMTKIAKLHLEELKDRLNKQSLTLIINPKVATYIAKHSYSPEIGARAIRKNIQDLIENPIATKILTQKDVTKKISITVKDNKIII encoded by the coding sequence ATGTCTTCTATTTTTGAAAAATTTAGCACTCACTCAAAAAATGCCATCAAGCAGGCGTTTAGTTTTGCGTTAGCGGCCGGACACAAAGAAATCACTCCGCAGCATCTGCTCTACGGCTTAAGTCTGCAAAAAGGCAGCATTGCCTCACAGATTTTGACTAAGTCAAAACTTGATAAAACCTACATCAAAGAGCAACTAACCACCCTTAATCAAGCCAATAAAACCATTACTAATATTGATCTTGCGCCGACCACTAAACGGATTTTGGAAAAATCATTTCTGCTAGCAAGCCTCAACCGCCACAAATATATTGGCACTGAGCATTTACTGGCATCGCTTCTGGACACCAATGACCCAACTATTACGGATTTTTTCAAGCAGCAACGTATTAATTCTGACGACATCAAACAGCAGATCAGGGTAATTTTTAACAGCACCTCAAAATTTCCCGATCTTGGCGACGCCATCAACTATTTTCGCGATGAAAGTAAACCGGAAAATTATTTTCAGCCGCCAACACAGGTGGCGACGCCATCATTAACTCTGGAAGTTTTTGCCACAAATTTAACCGACCCAAAAATTCAAAAAAATATTGACCCGGTTATCGGCCGGCAGGAAGAAATAAGCCGCGTTATTCAAATTTTGTCGCGCCGAAACAAAAATAACCCACTCCTACTCGGCGACCCAGGAGTCGGCAAAACTGCCATCGTGGAAGGGCTGGCTAAAAAAATCCTTGACAATGACGTGCCTGAAGTTCTAATCGGCAAAAAAATCTACGCCCTAGACCTTAGTCTGGTTGTTGCCGGTACCAGTTTTCGAGGCGAATTTGAAAACCGCCTCAAACAAATTATCGGTGAAGTTAAAGCTAATCCGGACATTATTTTATTTATCGATGAAATCCACAATATCATCGGTGTTGGTTCAGCAACCGGTTCAATGGATGCAGCTAATATTCTCAAACCAGCCTTAGCCCGAGGTGAAATAAAGTGCATTGGTGCCACCACGCTGGACGACTATAAAAAACAGCTTGAAACTGATCCGGCGCTTGAACGACGCTTCCAACCGGTCACGGTTAATCAGCCAGACGTAGAAAAAACCATTGAAATTCTCAAGGGCGTCAAAATTAATTATGAAATTTTTCATCAGGTTGCCATTAGTAATGAAGCAATCATTGCTGCCGCGACACTTTCTGACCGCTATATCAATGATCGGTTTTTGCCCGACAAAGCAATTGATCTTATTGACGAAGCAGCCTCAGAAACCAAAATTAAGACGGTTGCCAATCCGCTAACCAAAAAAATCTGGGAAATTGAACGCAACTTACGGCAAACAGCTGAAAAAAAACAGCAGGCGGTTAAAGAAGAAAAATTCAACTTAGCCTTGAAATTCCGCGATCAGGAACAGGAGTTGATCACTGAATTAAAAACCTTACGCGAAAAACAACTTCATAGTAAAAGAAAACTGCCGGAAATCGGGCCGGAAAATATCGCTAGAATCGTCTCAAAAATTACGGGCATTCCCCTCTCTGACCTAGTGGTCAAAGAAAAGGCCAATCTCCTAAAAATTGAAAAATCATTATCAAAAAAAATTGTTGATCAAGACGAAGCTGTGTCGGCGATTGCGCAATTCATCAGGCGATCGCGCACCGGCATTGCTAACGCCAATCGCCCCATTGGCTCATTTATTTTTCTTGGACCTTCCGGCGTCGGCAAAACTGAACTGGCTAAATCTCTGGCCCAAGTAGTATTCGGCAGCGCTCAGAGTTTAATAAAAATAGACATGTCGGAATTCGCCGAGAGTTTTAACATTTCAAAATTAATCGGCGCGCCGGCCGGCTACGTCGGCTACAAAGAAACCACCAAACTAACCGACGCTGTACGCCGCCGGCCATATTCGGTGGTACTGTTTGACGAAATTGAAAAAGCTCATCCACAAGTTTTTAATCTAATGTTACAGATTCTTGAAGATGGGTACCTCACTGACGGTGCTGGTAAAAAAATTAACTTCCGCAACACGATTATCATCATGACCTCAAACCTTGGATCAGACGAATTTAACCGCCAGGGAGCTTTAGGTTTTCAAGAAACAACCCCGGCGGCGAAACAACAAATTGAAAAAAACTTTAGCGAAATCCAGCAGGGAGTGTTTAAAAAACTCAAAAATAAATTCCCGCCGGAATTCTTAAGCCGAATTGACAAAACTATCGTTTTTCAACCACTCAGTGAAAAAGCGATGACTAAAATCGCCAAACTTCATCTTGAAGAGCTTAAAGATCGTTTAAACAAACAAAGTCTTACCCTTATCATTAATCCAAAAGTAGCCACGTATATTGCTAAACATAGCTACAGTCCGGAAATCGGTGCTAGAGCAATCCGCAAAAACATCCAAGATCTTATTGAGAACCCTATTGCCACCAAAATTCTAACCCAAAAAGATGTTACTAAAAAAATCTCTATCACCGTTAAAGATAATAAAATAATTATCTAG
- the radA gene encoding DNA repair protein RadA codes for MGKITEIYICSNCDSQSPKWQGRCPECGQWGTLEKSLQPSQASSRATQNNFPAAKVVSFSDIKTGDYERLKTTIDEFDRVLGGGFVRGSLILLGGEPGIGKSTLVLQISEKVTQPVLYVSGEESAQQIKTRIDRLNINYQNIRFVGETNIESIIGAISEQKPALAIIDSIQTIYSNESPSGAGSINQVRICTTKLLEVAKKNNITIMIIGHVTKFGEVAGPKTLEHLVDTVLYLEGDQYHSFRILRTAKNRFGSTSEVGIFEMQSHGLAEIKNPSAIFLDEQKPAEGSVITATLEGSRIFMLEVQALTSLTVFGYPQRKTNGFDLNRLQLLCATLSRRAGQKLANQDIYLNLVGGLKVSEPAIDLAVCLAIVSALKNKSLDHSMVVFGEVGLGGEVRPVNQAAKRISEAEKLGFKNIIIPESGEKINSKIKISRVKNLADAIKLMI; via the coding sequence ATGGGCAAAATCACCGAAATTTACATTTGCTCAAATTGTGACAGTCAATCGCCTAAATGGCAGGGCCGCTGCCCTGAATGCGGTCAGTGGGGAACATTGGAAAAATCGCTCCAGCCTTCCCAAGCCAGTTCTCGCGCTACCCAAAACAACTTTCCCGCAGCGAAAGTTGTTTCGTTTTCCGACATCAAAACTGGCGACTACGAAAGGCTAAAAACAACCATTGACGAGTTTGACCGCGTTTTAGGCGGTGGTTTTGTTCGTGGTTCGTTAATTTTACTTGGCGGAGAACCCGGTATTGGCAAATCAACGCTGGTACTACAAATTAGCGAAAAAGTTACCCAGCCGGTGTTATATGTTTCCGGAGAAGAATCAGCACAGCAGATTAAAACTAGAATTGATCGGCTCAACATTAATTACCAAAATATCCGGTTTGTCGGCGAAACCAATATTGAGTCGATTATCGGGGCCATCAGTGAACAAAAGCCAGCGTTAGCAATTATTGATTCTATCCAAACAATCTATTCAAATGAATCACCTTCCGGCGCCGGCAGCATCAATCAAGTCCGAATTTGCACCACTAAATTACTTGAAGTGGCCAAAAAAAATAACATCACTATTATGATTATCGGCCACGTCACCAAGTTTGGGGAGGTTGCCGGTCCAAAAACTCTTGAACACTTAGTCGATACTGTCTTATACCTTGAGGGCGATCAGTACCATTCGTTTCGTATCCTGCGAACTGCTAAAAATCGCTTTGGTTCTACGTCCGAAGTCGGCATCTTTGAAATGCAAAGCCACGGGTTAGCCGAAATTAAAAACCCGTCTGCAATCTTCCTTGATGAGCAAAAACCAGCCGAAGGATCAGTTATTACTGCCACCCTTGAAGGTTCGCGAATTTTCATGCTTGAAGTCCAAGCTCTCACCAGCCTAACGGTCTTTGGATATCCTCAGCGTAAAACCAACGGCTTTGATCTAAACCGTCTGCAGCTTTTATGTGCAACACTGTCCCGACGAGCCGGCCAGAAGCTAGCTAACCAGGATATTTATCTTAATTTAGTTGGCGGCTTAAAAGTTTCCGAACCGGCGATTGATTTAGCGGTCTGTCTGGCAATTGTTTCCGCCCTAAAGAATAAATCACTTGATCATAGTATGGTCGTTTTTGGCGAAGTAGGTTTGGGCGGCGAAGTTCGGCCAGTAAACCAAGCCGCTAAAAGAATTAGCGAGGCGGAAAAATTAGGCTTTAAAAACATTATCATTCCCGAAAGTGGCGAAAAAATAAACTCTAAAATAAAAATCAGCCGAGTCAAGAACTTAGCCGATGCCATTAAACTTATGATCTAG